One window of the Triticum dicoccoides isolate Atlit2015 ecotype Zavitan chromosome 3B, WEW_v2.0, whole genome shotgun sequence genome contains the following:
- the LOC119276077 gene encoding protein FAM91A1-like isoform X5: protein MKIIDDLYKRGLVYFDVPVYTDDRFKVSRLEGFVSNKDQSYEDPIEELLYAVFVVSSANATVAELAATLQADLYQLQAAASFACRLGWAVKLVDGDSVFKDEVEPPSLSNILSDDDEGSNASINSEKSNQQLLSIDTNGPRRISGTAHVGFVVDANVTSYLMMGSLSPGLKSHAVTLYEAGKLGDSCIAELCSDLASLEGKKFEGVLEEFANHAFSLRWSLECLKSGGVSTDDSTDKDGETKTPTNLLHQNVTAHLANANMEDRDEDGLGEVPQDNCSTDVLDNKDANISSVSMGLPERGENMVRIEAQNDSTGTNALMIKRKYTVDVLRCESLASLAPATLERLFLRDYDIIVSMVPLPSSSVLPGPSGTIHFGPPSYCAMTPWMKLVLYTAGHSGPLSAVFLKGQRFRLLPEPLAGCEKALIWSWDGSMVGGLGGKFEGNLVKGNLLLHCLNSMLKQSAVLVQPLRIDDLNASGNLVTVDIPLPLKNDDHSIASVVAQANLPKEQVFNLTSVLKDLSSKFQLTTLGYLRLLRLNNLVESDKFHPENASYQWVPLSLEFGIPLFNPNLCEKICERVVASRILQKDDLTEHYDVMQNVRRRLRELCSEYQATGPVAKLYNKRGSSRDLPRTLINSISSRWDPTNDPSAPTNTRTPSEHERLKLAVRQRCGTEVVGFDGRTVRSYSLSPEQDEVTTKHISDEQSSTHEGKPDQEDAHSKDVTLPGLNLIFDGVELHPFDIGACLQARQPLWLIAEASTVSSTLI, encoded by the exons ATGAAGATTATAGATGACCTCTATAAAAGAGGGTTAGTGTACTTTGATGTGCCTGTTTACACTGATGACCGCTTCAAAG TTTCTAGGCTTGAAGGCTTTGTTTCTAACAAGGATCAATCCTATGAAGACCCAATCGAAGA GCTACTTTATGCTGTATTTGTTGTGTCAAGTGCTAATGCTACTGTTGCTGAATTGGCTGCAACTTTACAAGCTGACCTTTATCAGCTGCAGGCAGCGGCATCATTTGCTTGCCGACTGGGCTGGGCTGTAAAACTTGTGGATGGTGACTCTGTATTTAAAGACGAAGTTGAACCTCCATCTCTCAGTAACATTCTTAGTGATGATGATGAAGGTTCAAATGCAAGTATCAACTCAGAAAAGTCCAATCAACAGTTGCTTAGCATCGATACTAATGGACCCAGGAGAATATCTGGGACAGCTCATGTAGGTTTTGTTGTTGATGCCAATGTTACTTCATACTTGATGATGGGTTCATTGTCCCCAG GTCTAAAATCTCATGCTGTCACGCTGTATGAAGCTGGAAAATTAGGTGATTCTTGCATTGCGGAACTATGCAGTGATCTGGCTAGTTTAGAAGGAAAGAAATTTGAGGGTGTGCTAGAGGAGTTTGCTAATCATGCATTCAGTCTGCGGTGGTCCCTCGAGTGTTTAAAGTCCGGTGGAGTTTCTACCGATGATAGTACTGATAAAGATGGTGAAACAAAGACTCCAACAAATTTATTGCATCAAAATGTTACAGCCCATCTGGCCAATGCAAACATGGAGGACAGAGATGAGGATGGCCTTGGTGAAGTGCCCCAGGATAACTGCTCTACTGATGTTTTAGATAATAAAGATGCGAATATATCATCAGTGTCAATGGGTTTACCAGAACGTGGGGAAAACATGGTTAGAATTGAGGCTCAGAATGACTCAACTGGCACCAATGCGTTGATGATAAAAAGGAAGTACACTGTTGATGTCCTCCGATGTGAGAGCCTTGCTTCACTTGCTCCAGCAACACTAGAACGGCTATTTCTCCGTGACTATGACATTATTGTGTCAATGGTACCTCTTCCTTCTTCATCAGTTCTTCCTGGTCCTTCAGGCACGATTCATTTTGGTCCACCCTCTTATTGTGCGATGACACCTTGGATGAAGCTAGTATTGTATACTGCAGGCCATTCTGGACCACTATCTGCTGTTTTCTTGAAAGGACAACGCTTCAGATTGCTTCCTGAACCATTAGCTGGTTGTGAAAAAGCATTGATATGGTCTTGGGATGGCTCTATGGTTGGTGGACTAGGAGGGAAGTTTGAAGGGAATTTGGTCAAGGGCAATCTACTCTTACATTGCTTGAACTCGATGTTGAAGCAATCTGCTGTGTTAGTGCAACCGCTTAGAATAGATGATCTTAACGCATCAGGAAACCTTGTCACAGTGGATATCCCTTTACCCCTGAAGAATGATGATCATTCAATTGCATCTGTGGTAGCTCAAGCGAATTTGCCAAAGGAACAGGTCTTTAATTTGACCTCAGTACTGAAAGACCTATCCAGTAAATTCCAGTTGACCACGCTTGGCTACCTTCGTCTATTAAGACTTAACAATCTTGTTGAATCAGATAAGTTTCACCCAGAAAATGCAAGTTACCAGTGGGTGCCCTTGAGTTTGGAGTTTGGAATTCCCTTGTTCAATCCAAACTTATGTGAGAAGATTTGTGAAAGGGTGGTTGCGTCTCGTATACTTCAGAAAGATGATCTCACTGAACATTATGATGTGATGCAAAATGTAAGGAGGCGTCTCAGAGAACTTTGTAGTGAATATCAAGCAACTGGACCAGTAGCTAAGTTATATAACAAGAGGGGAAGCTCGAGGGATCTACCTCGCACTTTAATCAATAGTATTAGTAGCAGATGGGATCCAACAAATGATCCTTCAGCACCAACCAACACAAGAACCCCAAGTGAACACGAGAGGCTAAAACTTGCTGTCCGACAGAGATGCGGCACAGAAGTTGTGGGCTTTGATGGGAGGACTGTcag GTCATATTCACTCTCTCCGGAGCAGGACGAGGTTACCACCAAACACATCTCTGACGAACAGTCATCCACCCATGAAGGAAAGCCAGATCAAGAAGATGCACACAGCAAGGATGTAACCTTGCCAGGACTAAACCTTATCTTTGACGGAGTTGAATTACACCCCTTCGATATTGGTGCTTGTCTTCAAGCACGCCAACCTCTCTGGTTGATAGCTGAGGCATCAACAGTTTCATCAACCCTCATATGA